One stretch of Candidatus Nezhaarchaeales archaeon DNA includes these proteins:
- a CDS encoding transposase: protein MYWSVVDERLIRRGELLLGLDFLEGYDAELTGLNIGKVGRPFKITVRYVEFLMVVRYLFSMPYRQLKGFTRALNRLIPKLPPVDYSWVRRRILRLNPSLRGSLRDSSSPITIAVDSSGVSVHKSGGWVTRVHGKKKRYIKIHFAG from the coding sequence GTGTATTGGTCTGTTGTTGATGAGAGGCTTATTAGACGTGGTGAGCTTCTACTTGGCTTGGACTTTCTTGAAGGCTATGACGCTGAGCTTACGGGTTTAAATATTGGTAAGGTTGGACGACCCTTTAAGATTACCGTTAGGTATGTTGAGTTCCTTATGGTTGTGCGTTATCTCTTCTCAATGCCTTATAGGCAGCTTAAAGGCTTCACTAGGGCTTTAAATAGGCTTATCCCCAAGCTTCCACCTGTTGATTACTCATGGGTTAGGAGGCGTATATTAAGGCTTAACCCATCTTTACGCGGTTCGCTGAGGGACTCGAGCAGCCCTATTACTATAGCCGTTGACTCGAGCGGTGTTAGCGTTCATAAGTCTGGTGGATGGGTTACGCGCGTACACGGTAAGAAGAAGCGCTACATCAAGATCCACTTCGCAGGTTAA
- a CDS encoding site-2 protease family protein, protein MEGEPHMWSLPEPLATADQLVKSRFKVLNLWPSLSSLTYEVGLEPDMKRRFLDLNFKLIPMGLTPILRREGGQVILRVLPAMVKRKRQWTRLSKLLFLATIATVSLAGFTFTLSPVLQELMPNMNPWLVVPTYTLALLLIVGLHELGHKIACLYHGIKSTPPLFIPAPPIPPFFPIGTFGAVILQESPPVNRDQLFDLGLLGPLVGFITAVLISAIGIQLSVLVPSALIARLPEPPTELPVSPVFMLLIGWLMPEAGEDYVPLLHPVGFAGWVGTIITLLNAIPIGQLDGGHVLRAVTGRRLHSAISMVATLFMAIFISPVMAIFGLMTALRGHPGPLDDVSPLSPSRKALFPLLFIICGLCFIRMSLF, encoded by the coding sequence GTGGAGGGCGAGCCTCATATGTGGAGCCTACCGGAGCCGCTAGCCACCGCTGATCAGCTCGTAAAGTCGAGGTTTAAGGTTCTAAACCTTTGGCCTTCGTTGAGCTCATTAACCTACGAGGTAGGGCTGGAGCCCGATATGAAGCGGCGCTTCCTAGACTTAAACTTCAAGCTGATCCCTATGGGTTTAACCCCCATATTACGGAGGGAGGGTGGCCAAGTAATTCTCAGGGTCCTCCCGGCGATGGTTAAACGTAAGAGGCAATGGACGCGTTTAAGCAAGCTCCTATTCCTAGCTACCATTGCGACGGTATCTCTCGCCGGGTTTACGTTTACGCTAAGCCCCGTGCTTCAAGAGTTAATGCCGAATATGAATCCATGGCTAGTAGTACCAACGTACACGTTAGCCCTCCTCTTAATAGTGGGGCTTCACGAGCTAGGCCATAAGATTGCGTGCCTCTACCATGGGATAAAGTCTACACCTCCACTCTTCATACCTGCTCCGCCAATACCACCCTTCTTCCCCATAGGGACCTTTGGGGCCGTAATACTTCAGGAGTCGCCACCGGTTAATAGGGATCAGCTTTTCGACCTAGGTCTCCTAGGACCATTAGTAGGCTTTATAACAGCCGTATTGATATCAGCTATAGGCATCCAGCTTTCAGTGCTAGTACCAAGCGCGTTAATAGCACGGCTTCCAGAACCTCCTACGGAGCTCCCAGTTAGTCCGGTCTTCATGCTTTTAATCGGATGGTTAATGCCCGAGGCTGGCGAAGACTACGTGCCACTCCTACACCCCGTAGGGTTTGCGGGTTGGGTCGGCACCATCATAACGTTGCTTAACGCGATACCCATAGGGCAACTTGACGGTGGTCACGTGTTAAGGGCAGTAACCGGTAGAAGGCTTCACAGCGCGATCTCAATGGTGGCGACGCTTTTCATGGCCATCTTCATATCGCCCGTCATGGCCATCTTCGGGCTTATGACCGCCTTAAGAGGCCATCCAGGACCCCTCGACGACGTTTCACCCCTAAGCCCTTCACGTAAAGCGTTATTCCCACTACTATTCATAATATGTGGATTATGCTTCATTCGGATGTCCTTATTCTAA
- the rimI gene encoding ribosomal protein S18-alanine N-acetyltransferase — protein sequence MSFNIRGFRPEDLDRVVMINRSTLPENYPPDFFLFHYRENPRAFMVAEVNGEVVGYIMCRVERAFQGFKKGVMKKGHIISIAVLPHARGRGIGRELLRLGLQALKEYEADEAYLEVRVSNKVAINLYKSMGFTVAKRVPAYYADGEDAYLMVKPLK from the coding sequence TTGAGCTTTAACATTAGGGGGTTCAGACCGGAGGATTTGGATCGCGTAGTTATGATAAATAGATCCACTCTACCGGAGAATTACCCGCCAGATTTCTTCCTTTTTCACTACCGTGAAAATCCGCGCGCCTTTATGGTGGCTGAGGTTAATGGTGAGGTTGTCGGCTACATTATGTGCAGGGTGGAGCGTGCATTTCAAGGGTTCAAGAAAGGAGTGATGAAGAAGGGGCATATAATATCGATCGCCGTACTACCTCACGCTAGAGGTAGAGGTATTGGGAGGGAGTTGTTACGTTTAGGTCTTCAAGCTTTGAAGGAGTACGAGGCGGACGAAGCGTACTTGGAGGTTCGAGTAAGCAATAAGGTAGCTATAAACCTCTATAAGTCCATGGGCTTCACGGTAGCTAAGAGGGTACCCGCGTACTACGCTGATGGGGAGGATGCGTACTTGATGGTTAAACCCCTTAAATAA
- a CDS encoding UDP-glucose/GDP-mannose dehydrogenase family protein, whose product MSVFGMGYVGLCTAVCFASRGFKVIGVDVEHEKVETINRGIPIIHEEGLPTLLAESLRKGLFNCTLDFKEAIRATSTSFITVGTPGKPNGSTDLSQIEDVSRKIGLALRDKSDYHLVVVKSTVPPGTSEHLVKRVIEEEAGKRCGEGFGLCVNPEFLREGSAVYDTFQPDRIIIGEYDEKSGSLLEDFYRAFYAKAPPILRTTMVNAELIKYASNAFLAMKISFINTMANICERIPNADVTVVAKGIGLDKRIGPSFLNAGLGYGGSCLPKDVKALIRFAEQLNYEPELIKAVEAVNSKQALKAVELAKEALHGLKGKRIAILGLSFKPGTNDMREAVSIKVVKELLKEEANVVVYDPVAIPNAKRILPEEVEYAASTFECIKGADCCIIVTEWDEFKRLKPEDYLKLMRRPIVVDGRRIYDPREYLGKVNYLAIGLGPVQTGLNRPF is encoded by the coding sequence ATCTCCGTCTTCGGCATGGGGTATGTAGGTCTTTGCACCGCGGTATGCTTCGCTAGTAGGGGTTTTAAGGTAATCGGAGTGGACGTTGAGCATGAAAAGGTTGAAACGATAAATAGAGGCATACCCATAATCCATGAGGAAGGCTTACCCACCTTACTCGCGGAATCCCTACGTAAAGGGCTTTTCAATTGCACCTTAGACTTTAAAGAAGCCATACGAGCTACTAGTACCTCTTTCATAACCGTTGGTACGCCGGGAAAGCCTAATGGTAGTACGGACCTTAGCCAGATTGAGGACGTATCACGGAAAATAGGCTTAGCGCTTCGCGATAAATCGGATTACCACCTAGTAGTTGTTAAAAGCACGGTACCACCAGGGACAAGCGAACATTTAGTGAAAAGGGTTATTGAAGAGGAAGCTGGTAAACGTTGCGGCGAAGGCTTTGGGTTATGCGTAAACCCCGAGTTTTTAAGGGAGGGTTCAGCCGTATACGATACGTTTCAACCCGATAGAATCATAATAGGTGAGTACGACGAGAAGTCTGGAAGCCTACTCGAGGATTTCTACCGCGCCTTCTACGCTAAAGCACCACCCATACTGAGGACTACGATGGTAAACGCCGAGCTTATAAAATACGCCAGTAACGCTTTCTTAGCGATGAAGATAAGCTTCATAAACACCATGGCGAACATCTGTGAACGAATACCTAATGCCGACGTCACCGTGGTTGCTAAGGGCATAGGCTTAGATAAACGGATAGGACCAAGCTTCTTAAACGCTGGACTAGGCTATGGAGGAAGCTGTCTACCTAAGGACGTTAAGGCGTTAATTAGGTTCGCGGAGCAATTAAACTATGAACCTGAGTTGATTAAAGCCGTTGAAGCGGTTAATAGTAAGCAGGCGCTTAAGGCCGTAGAGCTCGCTAAGGAAGCACTTCACGGCTTAAAGGGTAAGCGTATCGCAATCCTCGGATTATCCTTTAAACCCGGTACCAATGATATGCGTGAAGCCGTATCGATTAAGGTGGTTAAGGAGCTGTTAAAGGAGGAGGCTAACGTAGTGGTTTACGATCCAGTAGCAATACCTAACGCTAAGCGGATATTGCCCGAGGAGGTGGAATACGCTGCTTCAACGTTTGAATGTATTAAAGGCGCTGATTGCTGCATAATCGTAACCGAGTGGGATGAATTCAAACGGTTAAAGCCCGAAGACTACCTAAAGCTTATGAGGCGCCCGATAGTAGTAGACGGTAGGCGTATCTACGACCCGAGGGAGTACCTAGGTAAGGTTAACTATTTAGCTATCGGCCTCGGCCCTGTTCAAACAGGGTTAAATCGGCCTTTTTAA
- a CDS encoding sugar phosphate nucleotidyltransferase yields MAFTVRKAVIPAAGLGTRLLPATKEMPKEMLPIFVRCGDGRIRLKPMLQAIFEQLYDFGFREFCFVVGRGKRAIEDHFTPDREFLNFLREKRKDDAVNDLEAFYEKINSSSIVFINQPEPHGFGDAILKAKPFVKEPFLVHAGDTYIISRNLSHLVRLMRHYEGLKAKATLLIQEVEDPRQYGVVEGVEVEEGVYRVKRVVEKPEKPPSRLAIMPLYVFAETIFDALEVTPTGVGGEVQLTDGIQKLIDWGFNVVAVKLAAEDIRLDIGSPKTCWDALRLSYKAFGGEEQYE; encoded by the coding sequence GTGGCGTTCACCGTTCGTAAGGCTGTAATACCGGCGGCAGGTTTAGGGACTAGGCTTCTACCGGCAACCAAGGAGATGCCTAAGGAGATGCTTCCAATCTTCGTTAGATGTGGGGATGGTAGGATCCGCTTAAAACCTATGCTTCAAGCTATCTTCGAGCAGCTCTACGACTTCGGGTTTAGGGAGTTCTGCTTCGTGGTTGGAAGAGGTAAAAGAGCTATAGAGGATCACTTCACGCCGGATAGGGAGTTCCTTAACTTTTTAAGGGAGAAGCGTAAAGACGATGCAGTTAACGATCTAGAGGCCTTCTACGAGAAGATTAATAGTTCAAGCATAGTTTTCATCAATCAGCCTGAACCGCACGGTTTTGGGGACGCCATACTTAAGGCTAAGCCCTTCGTAAAGGAGCCCTTCTTGGTTCACGCTGGCGATACGTATATTATCTCGCGCAACCTAAGCCACCTGGTTAGGCTTATGAGGCATTACGAAGGCCTGAAGGCTAAGGCTACGCTCCTAATTCAAGAGGTTGAAGACCCTAGGCAGTACGGTGTTGTAGAGGGCGTTGAAGTTGAAGAGGGCGTATATAGGGTTAAGAGGGTTGTAGAGAAGCCTGAGAAGCCGCCTAGTAGGCTGGCGATAATGCCTCTTTACGTTTTCGCGGAAACTATTTTCGACGCCCTCGAAGTAACACCGACCGGGGTTGGAGGCGAGGTTCAACTTACCGATGGTATTCAAAAGCTAATAGATTGGGGGTTTAACGTAGTAGCGGTTAAACTAGCGGCTGAAGATATTAGGTTGGACATTGGAAGCCCTAAAACGTGTTGGGATGCCTTAAGGCTTTCGTATAAGGCTTTCGGCGGCGAGGAACAGTATGAGTGA
- a CDS encoding UDP-glucuronic acid decarboxylase family protein has product MSEDSIEEGVERVLSDLNLEELNGKRVLVTGGAGFLGSWMCDVLVRVKARVVCLDNLSGGRLENVNHLLGLEGFKFVMGDVCSFKSDERYDYILHLASRAAPEEYQRYPIDTLLANSLGSLNVLELARRNDATILLASTSEVYGDSEVVPTPEDYWGYVNPVGVRSCYDEGKRFAEALFMAYHRQYGLNTRIVRIFNTYGPRMRGDGFYARVIPRFVVQALRGEDLTVYGDGSQTRSFCYVSDTAAGMLLALLKPTAKGEVINIGSPWEISILELAKKVKEMVKSASNIVFKPLPPDDPKRRRPDVQKAKKLLGWEAKVRLEEGLARTVNWFKAHIGLGARGAHPR; this is encoded by the coding sequence ATGAGTGAGGATAGTATTGAGGAAGGCGTAGAACGCGTATTATCGGACTTAAACCTCGAGGAATTAAACGGTAAAAGGGTCCTTGTAACCGGCGGCGCCGGGTTTCTAGGTAGCTGGATGTGTGACGTACTGGTTAGGGTTAAAGCGCGGGTGGTTTGCCTCGATAACCTATCGGGGGGGAGGCTTGAAAACGTTAACCATCTCCTAGGCTTAGAGGGCTTTAAGTTCGTAATGGGTGATGTATGCTCGTTTAAAAGCGACGAGCGATACGACTACATCCTCCACTTAGCAAGCCGCGCTGCACCCGAGGAGTACCAGCGCTACCCTATCGATACGCTCTTAGCCAATTCGTTAGGTAGCTTAAACGTGCTTGAGCTAGCTAGGAGGAATGACGCGACAATACTCCTCGCTTCAACCTCCGAGGTTTACGGCGATTCGGAAGTAGTTCCTACCCCGGAGGATTACTGGGGTTACGTTAACCCGGTAGGGGTAAGGTCCTGCTACGATGAGGGTAAGAGGTTTGCCGAGGCTCTTTTCATGGCTTACCATAGGCAGTACGGGCTTAACACTAGGATCGTTAGGATATTTAACACGTACGGCCCTAGGATGAGGGGGGATGGATTCTACGCTAGGGTAATACCTAGGTTCGTAGTGCAAGCCTTAAGGGGCGAGGACTTAACGGTTTACGGTGATGGAAGCCAAACCCGCTCATTCTGCTACGTATCGGATACCGCGGCAGGTATGCTACTCGCATTGTTAAAGCCAACAGCTAAAGGTGAAGTTATAAACATCGGTAGCCCATGGGAAATAAGCATCTTGGAGCTGGCTAAAAAGGTAAAGGAAATGGTTAAAAGCGCCTCCAACATAGTTTTTAAGCCCCTACCACCCGATGACCCTAAAAGGCGGAGGCCCGATGTTCAGAAGGCTAAAAAGCTACTCGGCTGGGAAGCTAAAGTTAGACTTGAGGAAGGGTTAGCGAGGACGGTTAACTGGTTTAAGGCGCATATCGGTTTAGGTGCTCGCGGAGCCCATCCCCGTTAA
- a CDS encoding prenyltransferase, with amino-acid sequence MKLKIWFVEVRPQFLLLSVVLILLGTAVAVYEGFFNPIYFLLALIGLLLLHISVNVLNDYFDYKSGIDLEARRTPFSGGSGILPAQLLSPTSVYRFGVVCLLLGLMIGVYFIAVRGLLLLPIVVIGAIATYFYTTHLARWMLGEVFAGLGLGALPVLGAYFVQSGTYSPTAAAASVPPFILVFNLLFLNEFPDVEPDAKHGRRNLVIALGKPRAAKLYGALTMAAYCWILIFTAINLMPPSLLISLITLPFAIKAVSSALKHHSSDKVVKALSANVVTVLLTQALMALGFLLASPLRL; translated from the coding sequence GTGAAGTTAAAGATATGGTTCGTTGAAGTAAGGCCTCAATTCCTACTTCTCTCGGTTGTTTTAATCCTCCTCGGTACGGCCGTGGCTGTTTACGAGGGCTTCTTCAACCCAATATACTTCCTACTAGCCCTTATCGGGCTACTACTTCTCCATATTAGCGTAAACGTGCTTAATGACTACTTTGACTACAAGTCAGGTATAGACTTAGAGGCTAGAAGAACGCCTTTTAGCGGAGGTAGCGGTATTCTCCCGGCCCAACTACTTAGCCCAACCTCCGTATATAGGTTTGGCGTAGTCTGCCTCCTACTCGGGCTTATGATAGGGGTATACTTCATCGCCGTTAGGGGCCTTCTGCTTCTACCAATCGTAGTGATAGGCGCTATAGCCACCTACTTTTACACGACGCACCTCGCTAGGTGGATGCTTGGAGAAGTGTTTGCTGGCTTAGGGCTAGGGGCACTACCAGTCCTAGGGGCTTACTTCGTTCAATCCGGTACGTATAGCCCTACAGCCGCGGCGGCCTCGGTACCCCCCTTCATACTGGTGTTTAACCTACTCTTTCTTAACGAGTTCCCCGACGTGGAACCCGATGCAAAGCATGGAAGAAGAAACCTCGTAATAGCGCTGGGAAAACCTAGAGCCGCGAAGCTTTACGGCGCCCTCACCATGGCCGCTTACTGCTGGATACTGATCTTCACGGCGATTAACTTAATGCCCCCCTCCCTACTCATCAGCCTTATAACCCTGCCCTTCGCTATTAAAGCGGTAAGCAGCGCGCTTAAACACCATTCAAGCGATAAAGTCGTTAAGGCGTTAAGCGCAAACGTTGTCACCGTCCTATTAACCCAAGCGTTAATGGCCCTCGGTTTTCTACTGGCTTCTCCCTTGAGGCTTTAA
- a CDS encoding radical SAM protein — MVKEKECKVCGARSKLIASAIGVCAQCLKDRPSEALPIAMEAHRESRGRYGLPKEPPKDPKGALCGLCANDCRIPIGGYGYCGLARNQDGNILRIAGTPDKGLLEWYYDPLPTNCVAAFTCPGCTGSGYPKYAYLNGPEYGYNNLAVFYGSCSLDCLFCQNWSYRELAFRGTPILTAEELASKVNERVSCICYFGGDPSPQMPHAIKTSELAIKRAKQWNGILRICWETNGLMSRKAVEKAVELSLKTGGNIKFDLKAWSEPIYKALCGVSNKPIYENFRFVASLIGERLNPPLLTASTLLVPGYVDVEEVKSIARFIASLNPNIPYSLLAFYPCYMIHDLPTTSSSHAQEALKAAKREGLNNVVIGNIHLLSNAY; from the coding sequence ATGGTTAAGGAGAAAGAATGTAAGGTATGTGGAGCTAGAAGTAAGCTTATCGCATCCGCCATAGGTGTTTGCGCCCAATGCCTTAAGGATAGGCCCTCGGAAGCTTTACCAATAGCTATGGAGGCACACCGAGAAAGCCGTGGTAGGTACGGCCTCCCGAAGGAACCCCCCAAGGACCCGAAGGGGGCTTTATGCGGTCTTTGCGCTAACGATTGCCGTATTCCAATAGGCGGTTATGGTTACTGTGGGTTAGCTAGAAATCAGGATGGCAACATTTTAAGGATCGCTGGAACCCCGGATAAAGGCTTATTGGAGTGGTATTACGACCCCCTACCTACTAATTGCGTAGCAGCCTTCACATGTCCAGGCTGTACCGGGTCCGGTTACCCTAAGTACGCCTATTTAAACGGCCCTGAATACGGGTATAATAACCTAGCCGTATTCTATGGTAGCTGCTCCCTCGATTGCTTATTCTGCCAAAACTGGAGTTATAGGGAGCTAGCGTTCCGTGGAACACCTATTTTAACCGCTGAAGAACTAGCCTCCAAGGTTAACGAAAGGGTTTCCTGTATATGCTACTTCGGCGGGGATCCATCACCACAGATGCCTCACGCCATTAAAACCAGCGAGCTAGCCATTAAAAGGGCTAAACAGTGGAACGGTATTCTAAGGATCTGCTGGGAGACGAATGGGCTTATGAGTAGGAAGGCCGTTGAGAAGGCCGTTGAACTATCGCTTAAAACAGGCGGCAACATAAAGTTTGACTTAAAAGCTTGGTCAGAACCAATCTATAAAGCGCTATGCGGCGTCTCCAATAAGCCTATCTACGAAAACTTTAGGTTTGTAGCTAGCCTTATAGGAGAACGCTTAAACCCGCCGCTACTTACCGCGAGTACGCTTCTAGTACCGGGCTACGTCGACGTTGAAGAGGTTAAAAGCATAGCTCGCTTCATAGCGAGCTTAAACCCCAACATCCCCTATAGCTTACTAGCTTTCTACCCTTGCTACATGATCCACGACCTCCCAACAACGAGTAGTTCCCACGCTCAGGAAGCCTTAAAGGCCGCTAAAAGGGAAGGGTTAAACAACGTGGTAATAGGGAATATCCACCTATTAAGCAACGCCTATTAA
- a CDS encoding helix-turn-helix domain-containing protein: MGDRPLTWYCPKCGAKFNANAVVAIRLHQEAHQYEGLSEDAVKLLKALEAGKTTVDELVNALNFKPSKVYALLGALQRKGLVVKRLDRWVRKPQP, from the coding sequence ATGGGGGATCGGCCTCTGACTTGGTATTGTCCTAAATGCGGTGCGAAGTTTAACGCTAACGCCGTGGTAGCTATAAGGCTTCATCAGGAGGCGCATCAATACGAGGGCTTAAGCGAAGACGCGGTAAAGTTGTTAAAGGCACTTGAAGCAGGTAAAACCACCGTTGATGAGCTAGTTAACGCTTTAAACTTCAAGCCGAGTAAGGTTTACGCGTTACTAGGCGCCCTTCAAAGGAAGGGTTTGGTGGTTAAACGTTTAGATCGATGGGTTAGGAAGCCCCAACCTTAA
- a CDS encoding helicase-related protein: MEKSYVQHPLLKPRAVEDRLYQRKILETARSRNTLIVLPTALGKTIIAMLLALEKLNDGKVLFMAPTRPLAYQHYETFKDKTSLSLEELALVTGKHPQSKRIQLYESARVIFATPQCIYNDLKSAVLSLDGFSLLIFDEAHRARGNYAYVGIASTYVQQRNNPLIIGLTASPGGSEESIAQICRNLAIEAIEFRHDEDPDVKPYIQPVEVQWRPVVVPEPYLKVRNKLKEMLIERIKRLQALGVLTGKEPAFITRRDLVELNEELQRRLVEGSGGYLYEVKVQATAALSVAHMIELIETQGPETLKAFMDKTLINMAEEGSRGHKSILNDPLFTEAKIYTTQALATPNPKVEELKRILQEQFNAKPDSRLIVFSQYRDTVDMILKRLEGLPKVKAARFVGQGFKDGSPGMTQEQQHEAIQKLRGGEVNVLVATSIAEEGLDIPEVDHVVFYEPVPSEIRYIQRRGRTGRRVAGKVSIIMAEGTLDEVFYWTTIAKVRRMRRVIKQLNRKLPKRQVVIEAPKPQVVKPVILKPEERITAYIPPPQTQPVKRVKQYEWFTPELVDVKGLGKAFRWFMGNLPSKPVPVQKLVEQAVEATGLSKAQVETALWRLLQQGMLYQPEPGMVVTVNHRAIQSPKEGRSP, from the coding sequence TTGGAGAAAAGCTACGTTCAACACCCCCTACTAAAGCCGAGAGCCGTAGAGGATAGGCTATACCAGCGTAAAATACTAGAAACCGCTAGAAGTAGGAATACGCTCATAGTGCTACCAACCGCGCTAGGTAAAACCATTATAGCCATGCTACTCGCCTTAGAAAAGCTTAACGATGGCAAAGTATTATTCATGGCCCCTACGAGGCCACTAGCCTACCAACACTACGAAACGTTTAAGGATAAAACTTCCCTAAGCTTAGAAGAGCTAGCATTAGTAACAGGTAAGCATCCGCAATCTAAGCGTATACAGCTATATGAATCGGCTCGCGTAATATTCGCTACGCCTCAATGCATATATAACGATTTAAAGTCGGCAGTCCTAAGCCTTGATGGTTTCTCGCTACTAATATTCGATGAAGCGCATAGAGCACGCGGTAATTACGCCTACGTAGGTATAGCTTCAACATACGTACAGCAGCGTAACAACCCGTTGATAATTGGTTTAACGGCTTCACCAGGCGGATCCGAGGAAAGCATAGCCCAGATATGTAGGAACCTAGCCATCGAGGCCATAGAGTTCAGGCATGACGAAGACCCAGACGTAAAGCCTTACATCCAGCCAGTAGAGGTACAATGGAGACCGGTAGTAGTACCGGAGCCGTACTTAAAGGTTAGGAATAAGCTTAAGGAGATGTTGATTGAACGTATTAAACGTCTACAAGCGTTAGGCGTACTAACCGGTAAGGAGCCAGCATTCATAACTAGGCGTGACCTAGTAGAGTTAAACGAGGAATTGCAGCGACGGCTAGTTGAAGGTAGCGGCGGATACCTCTACGAGGTTAAGGTACAGGCAACGGCCGCTTTAAGCGTAGCCCACATGATAGAGTTAATAGAAACCCAAGGGCCTGAGACTCTTAAAGCCTTCATGGATAAGACGCTCATAAATATGGCTGAGGAGGGTAGTAGGGGCCATAAATCCATCCTAAACGATCCTCTCTTCACGGAGGCGAAAATATATACTACTCAGGCCCTAGCAACGCCAAACCCTAAAGTGGAGGAGTTAAAACGCATACTACAGGAGCAGTTTAACGCTAAGCCGGATTCAAGGTTAATAGTGTTTTCGCAATATCGCGATACCGTGGATATGATCCTTAAAAGGCTTGAAGGCCTACCCAAGGTTAAAGCAGCCCGCTTCGTAGGTCAAGGCTTTAAGGATGGCAGCCCGGGGATGACACAGGAGCAACAGCATGAAGCGATACAAAAGCTTAGAGGCGGAGAAGTAAACGTACTAGTCGCTACTAGTATAGCCGAGGAGGGCTTAGATATACCCGAAGTGGATCACGTAGTATTTTACGAGCCGGTGCCAAGCGAAATAAGGTACATCCAGCGAAGGGGGAGGACCGGTAGAAGGGTGGCTGGTAAGGTATCCATAATAATGGCCGAAGGAACCTTGGACGAAGTATTCTACTGGACGACAATAGCGAAGGTAAGGAGGATGCGTAGAGTGATAAAGCAGCTTAATAGGAAGCTACCGAAAAGGCAAGTCGTAATTGAAGCCCCTAAACCGCAGGTAGTAAAACCAGTAATCCTTAAACCTGAGGAGAGGATAACGGCCTACATACCACCACCTCAAACACAACCGGTTAAGAGGGTGAAGCAATACGAATGGTTTACGCCTGAACTCGTAGACGTTAAGGGGCTTGGTAAAGCGTTTAGATGGTTCATGGGAAACCTACCCTCAAAACCCGTACCAGTTCAAAAGCTAGTGGAACAAGCCGTTGAAGCTACCGGGCTTAGTAAAGCTCAAGTGGAAACAGCCCTATGGCGACTACTACAGCAAGGTATGTTATACCAGCCCGAGCCCGGAATGGTAGTCACGGTTAACCATCGAGCTATTCAAAGCCCTAAGGAGGGAAGGAGCCCTTAA
- a CDS encoding DNA-directed RNA polymerase subunit K, with product MPATSITPPSKEEEKPLKVKVWLPRLTRYEKARIIGARALQISMGAPILIEVPKGETDPIKIATLELEKGVLPLTVRRKLPSGEYQDIPLKLLINGGE from the coding sequence GTGCCCGCTACGAGCATAACTCCTCCCTCTAAGGAGGAGGAAAAGCCTTTAAAGGTTAAGGTTTGGCTACCAAGGTTAACGCGCTACGAGAAAGCTAGGATTATAGGGGCTAGGGCGCTCCAAATATCTATGGGGGCCCCAATACTAATCGAAGTACCTAAAGGGGAGACAGACCCTATAAAGATAGCTACACTCGAGCTTGAGAAAGGGGTTTTACCCTTAACCGTGAGACGTAAACTACCAAGCGGAGAGTATCAAGATATACCGCTTAAACTCTTAATAAACGGAGGTGAATGA
- a CDS encoding arcadin 1, translated as MGVTFKATVVGKSLVTDPLGNRGVRLDLTEEKEAPPPVIISPEGSTSPLAREVMPVINQVMQSLPFIRPGKVTLQRLTLWLTEDEWERLEQKPEIGDEVEVKISKNVVSINV; from the coding sequence GTGGGCGTTACCTTTAAAGCGACGGTTGTTGGTAAATCCTTAGTAACCGACCCCCTAGGTAATAGGGGGGTACGCTTGGACTTAACCGAGGAGAAGGAAGCCCCTCCACCCGTAATTATCTCCCCTGAAGGAAGTACGTCGCCGCTCGCTCGTGAAGTAATGCCGGTAATAAACCAGGTAATGCAGTCGTTACCCTTCATAAGGCCCGGTAAAGTTACCCTTCAACGCTTAACCTTATGGTTAACCGAGGACGAATGGGAAAGGCTTGAACAAAAACCTGAGATAGGGGATGAAGTGGAGGTTAAAATCTCGAAGAACGTAGTATCGATTAACGTTTAA